In Thermosynechococcus sichuanensis E542, a single genomic region encodes these proteins:
- a CDS encoding D-Ala-D-Ala carboxypeptidase family metallohydrolase, translating to MPDQLAHFDNIVALATAIQPYRTRSGKPWRVTSWYRPEPWNSRAGGSPNSLHKVGLAVDFVVDLPWAEIRDLFKDWRGGFGIYPNSGGHVHLDLGEYSRWEK from the coding sequence TTGCCAGATCAATTAGCGCACTTTGACAACATCGTGGCGCTGGCTACGGCGATCCAGCCCTACCGCACTCGCTCTGGCAAACCTTGGCGGGTCACCAGTTGGTACCGTCCCGAACCTTGGAATTCCCGTGCGGGAGGTAGTCCCAACAGTTTGCACAAAGTGGGTCTGGCGGTAGATTTCGTCGTCGATCTCCCTTGGGCAGAAATCCGCGATCTGTTTAAGGATTGGCGGGGTGGTTTTGGCATTTACCCGAACAGCGGGGGGCATGTCCATCTTGACTTGGGGGAGTACAGTCGATGGGAAAAGTAG
- a CDS encoding transposase, with protein MKKQSIYHGIFWNNCQVCPQAPQPLRLSRPELATALQIPVDSTVITLTSKLGYHQIQLLNGFSVTENLTSEAVRHDISFREEVIKMIPDNAVAIMDRGFASWKFLDELCEAKRKFIVRIKNNMRTEVNHDRYRVVHFWDIDSKTEFRIATNLWDLTDEEVAELYRQRWAIENLWKFLKMHLSLDRLITKSVNGVVNQIYMVLIAYLILELVDVPEYFGRKLLDKLRYVQLELSRRCSIVHWSFDWQPELRVA; from the coding sequence ATGAAAAAACAGTCAATTTATCATGGCATCTTTTGGAACAATTGTCAAGTCTGTCCTCAAGCTCCTCAGCCCTTGCGACTATCCCGTCCTGAACTCGCAACTGCTCTTCAAATTCCTGTCGATTCAACAGTCATTACATTGACAAGTAAGCTCGGGTACCATCAAATCCAGCTGTTGAATGGGTTTAGTGTGACGGAGAATTTAACGAGTGAGGCGGTCAGGCATGACATCAGTTTTCGAGAAGAAGTGATAAAAATGATTCCCGATAATGCCGTAGCGATAATGGATAGAGGATTTGCGAGCTGGAAGTTTCTTGATGAGTTATGTGAAGCGAAGAGAAAGTTTATCGTGCGTATCAAGAACAATATGAGAACGGAAGTCAATCACGACCGATATCGAGTGGTTCATTTTTGGGATATTGACAGCAAGACGGAGTTTCGGATAGCAACGAATCTATGGGATTTAACAGATGAAGAAGTGGCTGAACTGTATCGGCAGCGGTGGGCGATTGAGAACTTATGGAAATTCTTAAAAATGCACTTATCGTTAGACCGATTGATTACAAAGAGTGTGAATGGAGTTGTGAACCAGATATACATGGTACTGATTGCGTATTTAATTTTAGAGCTAGTGGATGTACCGGAATACTTTGGGAGGAAGCTGTTAGATAAGTTACGATATGTGCAACTAGAACTAAGTCGGCGGTGTTCCATAGTGCATTGGAGCTTTGATTGGCAGCCAGAGCTACGTGTGGCTTAG
- a CDS encoding prepilin peptidase, with amino-acid sequence MLYSLRSSAGSNTPITALTFLTFASYCLVFGLGAAVGSFLNVVIYRVPSGRSLLYPPSRCPMCLTTLKPWDNIPILGWLLLRGQCRYCHAPISWRYPAIELLTALLYVLIVAVSGWQGQTLVLWLLSAWLLALALIDLDTMTLPHPLTKWGLIVGLLVRGLTTGLGGLTEGAIAAVMGIWLFDLIRWGGAIALGQEVMGGGDSKLAAMIGAWLGWQGLLVTFFLACALGGLMGGLGIALGWIQRRQPIPFGPFLAVAAIISGLFGRQLIHLYLETFLPGVFVP; translated from the coding sequence ATGCTTTATTCCCTACGATCATCTGCCGGAAGTAACACGCCTATAACTGCACTAACTTTTTTGACCTTTGCCAGCTACTGCCTTGTCTTTGGCCTTGGGGCAGCGGTGGGGAGTTTTCTCAATGTGGTGATCTACCGTGTACCAAGCGGGCGATCGCTCCTCTATCCACCGTCTCGCTGCCCGATGTGTTTAACCACCCTCAAGCCCTGGGACAATATCCCGATTTTGGGCTGGCTACTCCTGCGGGGACAATGTCGCTACTGCCATGCACCCATTTCTTGGCGGTATCCTGCGATTGAGCTGTTGACGGCACTGCTATATGTCCTGATTGTGGCTGTGAGTGGTTGGCAGGGGCAAACCCTTGTGCTGTGGCTGCTGAGTGCGTGGCTCTTGGCCTTGGCCTTGATTGATCTAGACACGATGACGCTGCCCCATCCCCTGACAAAGTGGGGGTTGATTGTCGGCTTGCTCGTGAGAGGGTTAACAACAGGTCTCGGTGGACTCACCGAAGGCGCCATTGCCGCAGTGATGGGCATTTGGCTCTTTGATCTAATCCGCTGGGGGGGGGCGATCGCCCTTGGTCAGGAGGTCATGGGGGGAGGGGATAGCAAATTAGCAGCGATGATTGGGGCTTGGTTAGGTTGGCAGGGGTTGCTTGTTACCTTTTTCTTGGCCTGCGCCCTCGGTGGCCTGATGGGGGGACTGGGGATTGCTCTGGGTTGGATTCAGCGGCGGCAACCGATTCCCTTTGGCCCGTTTTTGGCAGTGGCGGCTATTATCAGTGGTCTCTTTGGCCGCCAATTGATTCATCTTTACCTCGAAACCTTTTTGCCCGGCGTGTTTGTGCCCTAG
- the hemL gene encoding glutamate-1-semialdehyde 2,1-aminomutase, translating to MPGGVSSPVRAFKSVGGQPIVFDHVKGAHIWDVDGNQYIDYVGSWGPAIVGHAHPEVIEALHAALEKGTSFGAPCVLENILAEMVIAAVPSVEMVRFVNSGTEACMAVLRLMRAYTQREKVIKFEGCYHGHADMFLVKAGSGVATLGLPDSPGVPKATTAATLTAPYNDLEAVSRLFEQYPDDIAGVILEPVVGNAGFIPPDAGFLEGLRELTKQYGALLVFDEVMTGFRIAYGGAQEKFGVTPDLTTLGKVIGGGLPVGAYGGRADIMKMVAPAGPVYQAGTLSGNPLAMTAGIKTLEILSRPGSYEKLDRITGKLIQGLLEVAQEFGHEVCGGHISGMFGLFFTAGPVTNYEQAKQSDLKKFAAFHRGMLEQGIYLAPSQFEAGFTSLAHTEADIERTIAAARTVLSQL from the coding sequence ATGCCCGGTGGCGTCAGTTCACCCGTGCGTGCTTTCAAGTCCGTCGGCGGCCAACCCATTGTTTTTGATCATGTCAAGGGTGCCCACATTTGGGATGTGGACGGCAACCAATACATTGACTATGTAGGGTCGTGGGGACCCGCGATTGTCGGCCATGCCCATCCCGAAGTCATTGAAGCCCTCCATGCCGCCCTCGAAAAGGGAACCAGCTTTGGCGCCCCCTGTGTGCTGGAGAATATCTTGGCGGAAATGGTGATTGCCGCTGTCCCCAGTGTGGAGATGGTGCGCTTTGTGAATTCTGGCACCGAAGCCTGTATGGCAGTGCTGCGGCTGATGCGTGCCTATACCCAGCGGGAAAAAGTAATCAAGTTTGAAGGCTGCTACCATGGCCATGCCGATATGTTCTTGGTCAAAGCAGGGTCAGGGGTGGCCACCCTAGGCTTACCTGATTCTCCCGGCGTGCCGAAAGCAACCACCGCCGCCACATTAACCGCACCCTACAACGATCTTGAAGCGGTCAGTCGCCTCTTTGAGCAGTATCCCGATGACATTGCAGGGGTGATTCTCGAGCCCGTGGTCGGCAATGCTGGCTTTATTCCCCCGGATGCCGGCTTTCTCGAAGGGCTGCGAGAGCTGACCAAGCAGTACGGTGCCCTCTTGGTCTTTGACGAAGTGATGACCGGCTTTCGCATTGCCTATGGCGGTGCTCAGGAAAAATTTGGTGTCACACCGGATCTCACCACCCTCGGCAAAGTAATTGGCGGTGGCCTACCAGTGGGTGCCTATGGCGGTCGCGCTGACATTATGAAGATGGTGGCGCCGGCAGGACCGGTGTATCAAGCGGGTACTCTCTCTGGCAATCCCTTGGCAATGACAGCGGGCATCAAAACCTTGGAAATTCTCAGTCGCCCCGGTAGCTACGAAAAACTGGATCGAATCACAGGCAAGCTGATCCAAGGACTGTTAGAGGTGGCACAGGAATTTGGCCATGAGGTGTGTGGTGGGCACATCAGTGGCATGTTTGGTCTCTTTTTCACCGCTGGTCCGGTGACGAACTATGAGCAAGCTAAGCAGTCGGATTTGAAAAAGTTTGCCGCCTTCCACCGGGGCATGCTGGAGCAGGGGATTTACCTTGCGCCATCCCAGTTTGAAGCGGGGTTTACTTCCCTTGCTCATACGGAGGCGGATATTGAGCGCACGATTGCGGCGGCGCGGACAGTGCTGAGTCAGCTTTGA
- a CDS encoding ATP-binding response regulator translates to MNSLSLASFTKPAMTVGANLSLREVCQRWQETLPETIVIVDEQQKPLGVVQGWRLALSLEREAQFADLAVGSVTASWRSPVVAVPATWTRLQFQGWLRSQPQMPAYIAVVDAQGCFLGLLDQQHLLYRWACQPPLPWLEVIEQLPVPIQIQNAQGKVVWQNWAWSKHLTDFLPLIQPKFEGMNCQALEAGSLWQVCSFPLNLTSLDWEKAEGGVAVASDRYWLFFAQRRQEADPMTPTRLHQLRLHQQKRLLLSLGHELKNPLTAILSLTQLLWQHPLPEQQDYLALIQRSGWQMNRLIQTWQDYTRALWRELELQWETVELASLWLRSQELAEHLYGQNISRWQWQIEVPLSSVYLYGDPLRLRQIFAHLLGWLMLFPSDRYGLRLSRWQNWLALQLWEEGHGIPLKDHDRLLQECLEDYAEVTMGLMLARQLCRLHNGELSFIAQADSSSEWTVLLPFAEELPPELPTTAQLILLVSNDATWIMDTTSALRRSHYGYMVARHPLEALDKLEQLQPSAIVVRPASSLILADVVESLTTSSFTATVPLIIISDEATPLGLTGFVQRLPLSSHPSLLIDVLDRWCFPRLATLTEKSTCERPLLNQTVLRLGLLHEINLPHLRLLEAEDLEQADLLVEIWQPDVLIWDLPADEVAHLENHPKLRKLPIITLAEDSSRAIHQLGDVVVFPCLNLADLMDVVLLAATVKAQS, encoded by the coding sequence ATGAATTCCCTCTCCCTAGCCAGCTTTACTAAACCTGCGATGACGGTAGGGGCAAATCTGTCTCTCAGGGAGGTGTGCCAGCGTTGGCAAGAAACCCTTCCAGAGACGATCGTCATTGTGGATGAGCAGCAAAAACCCTTGGGAGTGGTGCAGGGTTGGCGGTTGGCGTTGAGTTTGGAGCGGGAAGCGCAGTTCGCTGATTTGGCAGTGGGTAGTGTGACGGCCTCCTGGCGATCGCCTGTGGTGGCGGTACCCGCAACGTGGACACGATTACAGTTTCAGGGATGGTTGCGCAGCCAACCTCAGATGCCAGCCTATATTGCGGTCGTGGATGCACAGGGTTGCTTTTTGGGACTACTGGATCAGCAACATTTACTCTATCGCTGGGCGTGCCAGCCCCCCTTGCCTTGGCTGGAGGTGATTGAACAATTGCCCGTGCCGATTCAAATTCAAAATGCCCAAGGCAAAGTCGTTTGGCAAAATTGGGCTTGGTCAAAACACTTAACTGACTTTTTGCCGTTAATACAGCCGAAATTTGAGGGCATGAATTGTCAGGCGCTAGAGGCGGGATCGCTGTGGCAGGTGTGTTCATTTCCCTTGAATTTAACGTCGTTGGACTGGGAGAAGGCAGAAGGCGGTGTCGCGGTGGCTAGCGATCGCTATTGGTTATTTTTTGCCCAACGGCGGCAAGAGGCTGATCCGATGACCCCCACCCGCTTGCACCAACTGCGCCTCCATCAGCAAAAGCGTCTCCTGCTGAGCTTGGGACATGAACTCAAAAATCCCCTCACGGCGATTCTCAGCCTCACGCAACTTCTGTGGCAGCACCCTCTGCCAGAACAACAGGACTACCTTGCTCTCATCCAACGTAGCGGTTGGCAAATGAATCGCCTCATTCAGACGTGGCAGGACTACACCCGTGCCCTCTGGCGAGAGTTGGAATTGCAATGGGAAACCGTAGAATTGGCGAGTTTGTGGTTGCGATCGCAGGAATTGGCGGAGCATCTGTATGGCCAGAACATTTCCCGTTGGCAATGGCAAATTGAGGTTCCCCTCAGCAGCGTGTACCTCTATGGGGATCCGCTACGGCTACGGCAGATTTTTGCCCATCTCTTGGGGTGGCTGATGCTATTCCCCAGCGATCGCTATGGACTGCGCTTGAGTCGCTGGCAAAATTGGCTGGCGCTGCAACTGTGGGAAGAGGGACATGGCATTCCCCTTAAGGATCACGATCGCCTGCTACAGGAATGCCTCGAGGACTACGCCGAAGTCACCATGGGGCTGATGCTCGCCCGCCAACTCTGTCGTCTGCACAATGGTGAGCTTTCCTTTATCGCCCAAGCTGACAGCTCTAGTGAGTGGACAGTCCTGCTGCCCTTTGCTGAAGAACTTCCCCCTGAATTACCCACTACGGCTCAATTGATCCTTTTGGTCAGTAACGATGCCACGTGGATCATGGATACGACTTCCGCCTTGCGACGCAGTCACTACGGCTACATGGTCGCTCGCCATCCCCTTGAAGCCCTTGATAAGCTGGAGCAACTGCAACCCAGCGCCATTGTCGTCCGCCCCGCCAGTAGTTTGATTTTGGCTGATGTGGTTGAAAGTCTAACCACCAGTTCTTTTACTGCCACTGTGCCTTTAATCATCATCTCCGATGAAGCCACTCCCTTGGGCTTGACGGGTTTCGTGCAGCGGCTGCCCTTGAGTAGTCATCCCAGTCTGCTCATTGATGTTCTTGATCGCTGGTGTTTTCCGCGACTGGCTACTCTAACGGAAAAATCAACCTGCGAGCGTCCCCTCCTCAATCAAACGGTACTCCGCCTCGGCCTACTCCATGAAATTAACCTGCCCCATCTGCGGCTTCTCGAAGCAGAAGACCTCGAACAGGCCGATCTACTGGTGGAGATTTGGCAGCCCGATGTTCTGATTTGGGATTTGCCCGCTGACGAAGTCGCCCATCTGGAGAATCATCCCAAACTACGAAAGCTCCCCATAATTACCTTGGCCGAAGACAGCAGCCGCGCCATTCATCAATTGGGGGATGTGGTGGTTTTTCCCTGCCTCAACCTTGCGGACTTAATGGATGTGGTGCTCCTTGCCGCAACGGTAAAAGCTCAAAGCTGA
- a CDS encoding circadian clock protein KaiA, protein MAQSTALTICGLVYSPAIGQELVRLHNSDIDELVYFSNEREFCTYLEQRRNSIACLILEWGEGTPQIITYLHHSATLLPAILIFPAALSPPPPGPHYHVAEVILTTDHLHQLNQQIEEAITGFVKLCPGCAVPPHVMFRMPALKDSSNVDPQHRLSQKLKERLGYLGVYYKRDTAFFFRRMSAADKRKLLDELRSIYRTIVLEYFNTDAKVNEHIDEFVSKAFFADISVAQVLEIHVELMDNFSKQLKLEGRSEDILLDYRLTLIDVIAHLCEMYRRSIPREV, encoded by the coding sequence GTGGCGCAGTCAACCGCACTAACAATCTGTGGCTTAGTTTACTCGCCCGCTATTGGCCAAGAACTGGTACGTTTGCATAACTCTGACATCGATGAACTGGTTTACTTTTCAAATGAAAGAGAATTTTGCACCTATTTAGAGCAACGACGAAATAGTATTGCTTGCTTAATTTTAGAATGGGGAGAGGGGACGCCGCAAATCATTACCTACCTGCACCACAGCGCCACACTATTGCCCGCCATTCTCATTTTTCCTGCGGCTCTGTCTCCCCCACCCCCTGGGCCTCACTACCACGTAGCTGAAGTCATTCTCACCACCGATCACCTGCATCAGCTTAACCAGCAAATCGAAGAAGCCATTACTGGATTTGTGAAACTTTGTCCGGGATGTGCGGTGCCTCCCCATGTCATGTTTCGCATGCCCGCTCTTAAAGACAGTAGCAACGTTGACCCCCAGCACCGCCTGTCCCAGAAGTTAAAGGAGCGACTTGGCTACCTTGGTGTCTATTACAAGCGGGATACCGCCTTTTTCTTCCGCCGTATGTCTGCTGCCGATAAGCGCAAACTCCTCGACGAATTGCGTTCAATTTATCGTACCATTGTCCTTGAGTACTTTAACACTGATGCCAAAGTCAATGAGCATATTGACGAATTTGTTAGTAAAGCATTCTTTGCGGATATTTCTGTTGCCCAAGTCCTAGAGATTCACGTTGAACTCATGGATAATTTTTCTAAGCAACTCAAACTCGAAGGTCGCAGTGAGGACATTTTGCTTGATTATCGCCTGACACTCATTGATGTCATCGCCCATCTATGCGAAATGTACCGTCGCTCTATTCCGCGTGAGGTGTAA
- the kaiB gene encoding circadian clock protein KaiB, with product MAPLRKTYVLKLYVAGNTANSVRALKTLNNILEKEFKGVYALKVIDVLKNPQLAEEDKILATPTLAKVLPPPVRRIIGDLSNREKVLIGLDLLYEEIGEQSDDELGLE from the coding sequence ATGGCTCCTCTGCGGAAGACTTACGTTCTTAAGCTGTACGTGGCTGGCAATACGGCCAACTCCGTGCGTGCCCTTAAAACCCTCAACAACATTCTTGAAAAAGAATTTAAGGGCGTCTATGCCCTCAAAGTGATTGATGTCCTCAAAAACCCCCAATTGGCTGAGGAGGATAAAATTCTAGCCACACCCACCTTGGCCAAAGTCTTACCGCCCCCCGTACGCCGTATTATTGGGGACTTATCCAACCGTGAGAAAGTTCTCATTGGCCTCGACTTGCTGTACGAAGAGATTGGCGAGCAGTCCGACGACGAACTTGGGTTGGAATAA
- the kaiC gene encoding circadian clock protein KaiC, which translates to MTNLPESQLSPTGQSPAEVKKIPTMIEGFDDISHGGLPQGRTTLVSGTSGTGKTLFAVQFLYNGITIFNEPGIFVTFEESPQDIIKNALSFGWNLQSLIDQGKLFILDASPDPDGQEVAGDFDLSALIERIQYAIRKYKATRVSIDSVTAVFQQYDAASVVRREIFRLAFRLKQLGVTTIMTTERVDEYGPVARFGVEEFVSDNVVILRNVLEGERRRRTVEILKLRGTTHMKGEYPFTINNGINIFPLGAMRLTQRSSNVRVSSGVKTLDEMCGGGFFKDSIILATGATGTGKTLLVSKFLETGCQQGERALLFAYEESRAQLSRNASSWGIDFEELERRGLLRIICAYPESAGLEDHLQIIKSEIADFKPSRVAIDSLSALARGVSNNAFRQFVIGVTGFAKQEEITGFFTNTTDQFMGSNSITESHISTITDTILLLQYVEIRGEMSRAINVFKMRGSWHDKGIREYVITEKGAEIRDSFRNFEGIISGTPTRISVDEKTELSRIAKGMQDLENE; encoded by the coding sequence ATGACGAACCTACCAGAAAGTCAGTTAAGTCCAACTGGGCAGTCCCCTGCGGAAGTCAAGAAAATCCCAACAATGATCGAGGGCTTTGACGACATTAGTCATGGCGGCCTCCCCCAAGGACGTACCACATTGGTCAGTGGGACATCGGGGACAGGGAAGACTCTTTTTGCGGTGCAATTTCTTTATAATGGCATCACAATTTTTAATGAGCCGGGTATATTTGTCACCTTTGAGGAGTCCCCCCAAGACATTATTAAAAACGCGCTGAGCTTTGGCTGGAATCTCCAGAGTCTCATTGATCAAGGGAAGCTGTTTATTCTTGATGCCTCTCCCGATCCGGACGGCCAAGAGGTGGCGGGGGATTTTGATCTGTCGGCGCTCATTGAGCGTATTCAATATGCCATTCGCAAATACAAAGCCACCCGTGTCTCGATTGATTCGGTGACCGCCGTTTTTCAGCAGTATGACGCGGCCTCAGTGGTGCGGCGGGAGATTTTTCGCTTGGCGTTTCGCCTCAAACAGTTGGGGGTGACGACGATCATGACCACGGAGCGGGTGGATGAGTATGGCCCTGTGGCGCGTTTTGGCGTAGAAGAGTTTGTCTCTGACAATGTGGTGATTTTGCGTAATGTCCTCGAGGGGGAACGGCGGCGGCGTACCGTTGAAATTCTCAAGCTGCGGGGCACGACCCACATGAAGGGGGAATATCCCTTTACAATCAACAACGGCATCAACATCTTCCCCTTGGGAGCGATGCGCCTCACCCAACGCTCCTCGAATGTGCGGGTCTCTTCCGGGGTCAAAACCCTTGACGAGATGTGTGGCGGCGGCTTTTTCAAGGATTCGATTATTTTGGCCACCGGCGCAACGGGAACGGGCAAAACGTTGTTGGTCAGCAAGTTCCTTGAGACAGGATGCCAACAGGGGGAACGGGCATTGTTGTTTGCCTATGAAGAATCGCGGGCGCAATTGTCCCGAAATGCTTCCTCTTGGGGCATTGATTTTGAGGAGTTAGAACGGCGAGGGCTATTGCGGATTATTTGCGCCTATCCCGAGTCGGCAGGGCTAGAGGATCACTTGCAGATTATTAAATCGGAAATTGCCGACTTTAAGCCGTCACGGGTAGCCATTGACTCTCTATCGGCCTTGGCACGGGGGGTAAGCAATAATGCCTTCCGTCAGTTTGTGATTGGGGTCACGGGTTTTGCCAAGCAGGAGGAGATCACGGGCTTTTTCACTAACACCACGGATCAGTTTATGGGATCCAACTCAATTACGGAGTCCCATATCTCAACGATTACCGACACGATTTTGCTGTTGCAGTATGTAGAAATTCGTGGTGAAATGTCACGGGCCATTAACGTCTTTAAGATGCGCGGCTCTTGGCATGATAAGGGAATTCGAGAGTATGTGATTACTGAGAAGGGGGCGGAGATCCGCGATTCTTTCCGCAATTTCGAGGGCATTATCAGCGGTACCCCCACGCGCATTTCAGTGGACGAAAAAACGGAGCTGTCGCGGATTGCCAAGGGGATGCAAGACCTAGAAAACGAGTAA